GGGTGTAAAAGGGAACAGAAAGGCCAGATGAGGTTTATGGTGAGGGCTGGGTGTACAGGAGGTGTGTGTATCCAGGTGACCTCTTTGCCGGAAATATCAATGCACAATAAAACTGTGGTGAAGTAAAGAAATCACATTAGTCTCCTGCTTTGATCAGTTCTAAGGACTCACATTGCCTCACTGTCTCAGTTCGTCGTCCAGGAGCCTCCGCCGTCACCGTTCTCCTACTCTCCAACCATCTGGTAAGGTTTACCTCGTAACGACGGCCCGGCTGGGAAATCCCAAAAGGGATTTACTTCACTGCATGTTCCTTTTTCCTTATTGTTTGATGTTCAAAAGAGGTGTAATTTATGGTTATCTCTGCTGGGGACGATTCACAAGTAATGACCCCAAAAAGGGGCCACAACTCTTTCAGCGTGAGGCTCACGACAGCCGATAAGAACTAACACCAGCGACGAAACCTTTTCATCCCCACAGAGAGAAGTTAATATCCCGATCATGGCTGTGACCAACCAGCCGGGCAGATACGAGCCGTCTGACTTCCAGACGGGCCTGTGTGATTTCTGCGATGACTGTGGAACCTGTAAGCATTCAGCAATATGTAGAAGGTTAAGACTACATTCACGTGCAAGATGCAGGGTTTTTTGTCCTTTTCGGTATCTGCATTTGTTTGCCAGTGTGCACCGATACGAAAACTATAATTTATCTGGACAAACGATGCAAAAAAagttgtgcatttatgtttagattttaggtaaataaatatgttgtgtTAGGttggatttctgttttctttttatctagttaattataataaagtttatggctTAAGTATAACATATCAAGCGccaatcacatttctttgtcataaggttTGATAACGTTATCTTAGGAATCATAATATATAGCTGCTATGTCTGtatcagaattttatttttttggggggggcccATATCGGCCTTTTGGAGCCCACTCCACTCTACACCTCCCACTTACAACTGCATCTCTAGTAAAGCACAAACGGAAAAGCTTCTGGTGCCATGTAATGATGCATTCAGGGTCTTGCACAAGCTTCCGAGAGGGACGAGTGCAAGCCGCATGTCTTTGACCAGTGACGTTCCCACCTCTCATTCTGTGTTGAGGAATTTCATATATTAATTCATGTGTCGATTAACCGGGTTAAAATTTTGACCATAAAGGGCCTGAACTGAACTGGGACTGCACTTGGAATTTGTTTTAATCAATGTGGAGTGTGATGATATTATTTCTGTATCATTGTTCTGTATTTATTCTTATGTTTCTGAAAGTAATTAATGCATTTCTCTTGGCTCTTGCCTCTTGCCTCTTGCCTCAGGCTGCTATGGTCTGTGTTGCTACCCGTGCCTGGGCTGCTCCATCGCCAGTGACATGGACGAGTTCTGCCTGTGTGGTCTGAGCATGTCCATCCGCAGCGTCTACAGGACCAGATACAACATCGGCGTAAGTGTTCAGCCGGCTGACTGCAGGACCCCCTGCTGACAATGtcataaaaacagcaacagaacaGTTAGGGAGCCGAGCATGACAGGACTACTGTAGATTATGGCACCTGTGCAGGTGTACGGCGGAACAAGATGCACTATTATTAGATCAACGTTGACACATCAATGCTTCAGCAGCATTGTTTGACCTACTTTTAGATTTTTAGAGATTGATCATTTAGTCCAGTGTTTCCCCAATTTCCCAAGGGGTCGGGCAGATAGCGCTGGGGGAGAGGGTGTTACACAgatcttttacattttctctcaacCTTTTCTCTTCGGAACATAGTCAGGTGCCAGTATGAACATGCAGTCAGTCCTGTCCCAGCTGGTTATTAAAAGATCCCTTtaccttaaaaagaaaatgtttttttcccatgttttcTGTGGATGGGAATGTTGGTAGGTTGTGTCCACTGGTCCAACACTTTGGTCTGGGCTAAAACACCTCAACCAGTATTTGGATGGATTAGTATGACATTTTGTTGATACAGGTTTGGTCTCTAGAGGAAGAATTCCCCGATCAGAACCATCATCAGGTCGAAGATTTTTGTCTAATACTTGTGCTTTGTATGTTAATACCAAACAAAAATTGTGAACAACAATCAGCAAGCATCAGCATGTCCCAATATTAAATCATAAAAGTATtaaagagggtgtgtgtgtatatatgagtATAAAGTATATGAGCCTCACATTATGTTTCAGTTGAATTATGACACAGATGGTTTTCATGGTTTACAGCCCTTAGAGAAGTTGACATAGTTGGAGTCATATGTTCACACCTACATTAATAAAAAGCCCAAATGTCCCTGTTTAGGGACGcgtaaaggattatcttatcttaccaAAGACGAGGGAACTTCCTATGTTTGATTGCATCAAACAtttctattctgctatttctgctaTATTGTCCAcggtgctgctgtaacgaccaaatttccccattgtgggacgaataaaggaatatctcatcttatcttatgttatcAGCCCCACCCGGTCCAACAGACACTCCTCATTTACTGTACCTGCGTAAAACCCTGATCCGGTGTGAATCCCCTCCTCAGAGTGACTCTTTGCGTTCCCAGGGGTCACTGTGTAAGGACTTCATGGCGGTCATGTGCTGTCCCTTCTGTGCCACCTGCCAGCTGAAGAGAGACATTGACCGCAGAAAGGAGCAAGGCACTTTCTGAAGGGGTGAGcgtcatggacacacacacacacacacacgcaaagctCACAGCGCTTCTACCGCCTCATGACGAATTCTGTTATTTTCACGTTTGTGGAGCTGTCGGAAAATCACGTTGTTTCCCTTTATGCCGTCTAGATGCTGCTGTGACCCTGAAGAAGTAGTGAATCCGCTGGACTGCTGTGTTGATGATTCAGCCCATCCTTTTTCTGACGCACTCATTTCTTGATTAAGTGGTAAACTGCATATTATGTTTTTAAGCGGCTAtatttgtgacctttttttttttttttttagtatgaGCTATAATCCTCTCGGGTCAATGACATTCACATCTTCCAGCCAGTAAAACATTAGTCGGCTGTGGCGCACCTCGACGATGGAGAACAAGCGGCGGGTTTTACGGTTAtaataaaaatctaattataTCTGTGTGGTCCTCAGCAGTGGACTGACGTGGCGGAGATTGCTGTTGACTTGAATTGCGCAGCGTTGCCACGAGGTTGAAATTTTGTGACTGTCAGTTATGCCAGTCACATCAGGGTTGGAAAATGTGAATTAAACCCAAACCCGAGGAACTTCTGATCTAGACGCATAATGCTTGTAATGTTTTTAGAagttaaacattaataaaataacttttagTTTCAAATAGTGCAGGTAGtcccttgtttttcttcctctacctTGATTGTGGAAAAAACTCCAGCATAGTCTATTCCTGCATGATTAAAACCTGGTTTTAGTTTTGgttctcctccaccagcaggtcaaatCTTCAACGTATCCTTAGAAACGTCTCAACGTTATTTTGTACAGATATTGATGGCTCCCAGATGACGGCTGCATCCCCATTTCGTTGTGACAGTTTCCGGGCTCTCGTTTTTTTTCGCCCTCTGGTTCATTGGCAGCGTTTGGTGGAACAACTAAATATAACTGCTCTAAGATAAAGCCACATGCAGTGTAGCAGGACAGATGTTTCATGTGTTCTTAGTAGCTCTTAggcttttcttttaacttttgtGGGTCTATGACAAGTTGCCTTTGCAACAAAGACAATACATATTCGTAATTTGTTGGTTGGGGTTTCTGGaatttgtaaataataaaatcattacTTTACAGGAGACTTACAATACAACAATTATGATACAATTTTTTC
The sequence above is a segment of the Scophthalmus maximus strain ysfricsl-2021 chromosome 2, ASM2237912v1, whole genome shotgun sequence genome. Coding sequences within it:
- the LOC118300743 gene encoding placenta-specific gene 8 protein, encoding MAVTNQPGRYEPSDFQTGLCDFCDDCGTCCYGLCCYPCLGCSIASDMDEFCLCGLSMSIRSVYRTRYNIGGSLCKDFMAVMCCPFCATCQLKRDIDRRKEQGTF